The proteins below come from a single Elgaria multicarinata webbii isolate HBS135686 ecotype San Diego chromosome 11, rElgMul1.1.pri, whole genome shotgun sequence genomic window:
- the LOC134406640 gene encoding keratin, type I cytoskeletal 17-like produces the protein MSTGSCPNGIGGAFPPFAYSDGPVEVGSGVAGGTGGDPGACGILFFSTNGKTIMQNLNDRLASYIDKVRCLEAENVALESNISDFYAKQGQAGEPKDYSHFCHEIEELKNQVICTTAENNKILLKIDNNCMNLEEMRQKFETESAIRGNVEADLNGLHPVLHELSSCKGELEAELESLQEELCGLKKSHEEELICLKKQSSDVNMEVSSCPGPDLKKILEELRCKYESMIDANRQEVAHWYEGKLEEVNQEVCSCSQEVEDGNHKIIDLKRQVQAIEIDLQAQCNLRDSLQVYLTEAEGLYHVQLAETQDQIYCMEQRLAELRLETEAQDQEYKELLDVKNRLEQEIKTYRSLLEEGPQDLNKSSLDLLFLFTIATRLSPASCMGPSNSGGEKKEQ, from the exons ATGAGCACAGGAAGCTGTCCCAATGGCATCGGCGGTGCTTTCCCTCCATTCGCATATAGTGATGGGCCAGTTGAAGTTGGCTCTGGTGTAGCTGGTGGGACAGGTGGTGATCCTGGTGCCTGTGGCATCCTCTTCTTTTCCACCAATGGGAAGACGATCATGCAGAACCTCAACGACCGGCTGGCCAGTTACATAGACAAAGTGAGATGCCTGGAGGCTGAAAACGTTGCGCTTGAGTCCAACATCAGTGATTTCTATGCCAAGCAAGGGCAAGCCGGTGAGCCGAAGGACTACAGCCACTTTTGCCATGAGATTGAGGAGCTGAAAAACCAG GTTATTTGTACAACTGCAGAGAATAACAAGATCCTTCTCAAGATTGACAATAATTGTATGAACCTTGAAGAGATGAGACAAAA GTTTGAGACTGAATCTGCAATCCGTGGAAATGTGGAGGCTGACCTTAATGGGTTACACCCCGTTTTGCATGAACTGTCCAGCTGTAAGGGTGAGCTGGAGGCTGAGCTGGAGTCTTTGCAAGAGGAACTCTGTGGCCTCAAGAAGAGCCATGAAGAG GAATTAATCTGTCTGAAGAAACAGTCAAGTGACGTCAACATGGAAGTCAGTTCCTGCCCTGGTCCAGATCTGAAGAAAATCCTGGAAGAGCTGAGATGCAAGTATGAATCGATGATAGATGCAAACCGCCAGGAGGTTGCGCACTGGTATGAAGGCAAG CTGGAGGAGGTGAACCAGGAAGTTTGCAGCTGTAGCCAGGAGGTGGAAGATGGCAACCACAAGATCATCGATCTGAAACGCCAGGTGCAGGCCATAGAGATTGATCTTCAAGCTCAGTGCAATCTG AGGGACTCACTGCAAGTGTATTTAACTGAAGCAGAAGGGCTCTACCATGTCCAGCTAGCTGAAACACAGGACCAGATCTACTGTATGGAGCAGCGGCTGGCCGAGCTACGCCTGGAAACAGAGGCTCAGGACCAGGAATACAAAGAGCTCCTGGACGTCAAGAACCGGCTGGAGCAAGAGATCAAGACGTACCGCAGCCTGCTAGAAGAAGGGCCGCAAGATCT gaacaagagctccctggacttgctcttcctcttcaccattgcgacCCGCTTATCGCCTGCTTCTTGCATGGGTCCATCCAACAGTGGTGGCGAGAAAAAGGAGCAGTag